Proteins found in one Aspergillus puulaauensis MK2 DNA, chromosome 8, nearly complete sequence genomic segment:
- a CDS encoding uncharacterized protein (COG:S;~EggNog:ENOG410PPIN;~InterPro:IPR036864,IPR007219,IPR001138;~PFAM:PF00172,PF04082;~TransMembrane:1 (o544-565i);~go_function: GO:0000981 - DNA-binding transcription factor activity, RNA polymerase II-specific [Evidence IEA];~go_function: GO:0003677 - DNA binding [Evidence IEA];~go_function: GO:0008270 - zinc ion binding [Evidence IEA];~go_process: GO:0006351 - transcription, DNA-templated [Evidence IEA];~go_process: GO:0006355 - regulation of transcription, DNA-templated [Evidence IEA]), whose protein sequence is MDSPRRARNRAACKRCQRRKIRCDGNIPSCGSCRKAGVSCINDGKQEVHRSYIANTESRIKWLESIIRDRCSDVDLNRPDGPQGALDEDLRPGTPDETGANVHHDASSDDIQERRQPQVEVSPRIIVSQDQGVLQEPPQASGVNEEPQQAHEIGLVSLSPGGDPRYIGPSSGYFFAKRILTRAGCRGIPKSSPSAPWDSAHLSLELLNTPAAMPAQKQSTIELTTKYFRTVHLLYPFLHEQAHIQTIDRVYASHEHNPLELFQVYMVLAIASLNLSRQCKVHLPVEGYYASAMKHVDFVCNHGSVTSLQCLLLLMVYALYNPSCNINIWNLNYQCLASVIDLGLQRDVRASSSLHISVFDQEMRTRIFWVVYTFDRTVCTMMGRPIGIRDEACDIRFPLAISDHDLSKISPDYQTYDKSTSHTSYSIHLFKLAQLNSEIKYIMHSINRNAPAYALPAVRNILTWQQDMMKSLDNWCQNIPHQPRGEESEIVLLCKAKYHETMILLLRPSPGIPNPSDEILGDCFNHALMLLQEFSALYATGMLLYNRLVVHSIFLGTLVMLNCIWKLPRAAARIPVDDLISKFNTSQNILSSIGEHWSEATRARDCVRELSTMTIQRLLKTQPAQSDSQYQATDNQRLAPERPQHQYQVDRSQGQATTEGPANIIADTWPIGNAQAVFEPPASEFSNLFDDFLQGDFPGWSGMSDIDGLMWDIFNNGPQ, encoded by the exons ATGGACTCACCGAGAAGAGCCCGGAATCGGGCCGCCTGCAAGCGTTGTCAGCGACGGAAAATCCGC TGCGACGGCAATATACCGTCTTGCGGCTCGTGTCGGAAGGCCGGAGTTTCCTGCATCAATGATGGCAAGCAGGAGGTCCATCGCTC ATACATCGCGAATACAGAAAGTCGAATAAAATGGCTCGAGTCGATTATACGAGATCGATGCTCCGACGTTGACCTCAACCGACCAGACGGGCCACAGGGAGCCCTGGATGAGGACCTGCGGCCTGGAACGCCGGACGAGACTGGAGCTAATGTTCATCACGATGCATCATCAGACGACATCCAGGAAAGAAGACAACCTCAAGTTGAAGTTAGCCCAAGGATCATAGTTTCCCAGGACCAGGGAGTCCTGCAAGAACCACCACAGGCATCCGGGGTCAATGAAGAGCCTCAACAAGCGCATGAGATCGGTCTCGTGTCTCTATCTCCCGGAGGAGACCCCCGATATATCGGTCCTTCCAGTGGCTATTTCTTTGCGAAACGCATCCTAACAAGGGCCGGCTGCCGCGGAATACCCAAATCATCACCCAGTGCACCTTGGGATTCAGCACACCTGTCTCTCGAGTTACTAAACACGCCTGCGGCAATGCCAGCACAGAAGCAGAGCACGATAGAGCTGACGACTAAATATTTTCGGACGGTCCATCTTCTATACCCGTTTTTGCATGAACAAGCACACATTCAAACTATCGACAGGGTTTACGCCTCGCACGAACACAACCCTCTCGAACTCTTCCAAGTATATATGGTTTTAGCAATTGCCTCATTGAACCTTTCACGTCAGTGCAAGGTACATCTTCCAGTGGAAGGTTATTACGCATCAGCGATGAAACATGTGGACTTTGTTTGCAACCATGGCTCAGTTACTTCACTCCAATGCTTACTACTTTTGATGGTGTATGCATTGTACAACCCATCAtgcaacatcaacatctggaATCTGAACTACCAGTGCCTTGCGAGTGTGATTGACCTGGGGCTTCAACGAGATGTTCGAGCATCGTCATCGCTTCACATATCAGTGTTTGATCAAGAAATGAGAACCCGTATATTCTGGGTCGTGTATACATTCGATCGAACAGTCTGTACCATGATGGGACGGCCAATTGGAATTAGAGACGAGGCGTGCGATATACGT TTTCCCCTAGCTATATCAGATCATGATCTTAGCAAGATTTCGCCTGACTATCAGACCTACGATAAGTCGACATCTCACACCTCATATTCCATCCACTTATTCAAGCTGGCTCAATTGAATTcggaaataaaatatatcaTGCACAGCATAAATCGAAATGCTCCCGCTTACGCTTTACCTGCCGTCAGAAACATTTTAACTTGGCAGCAGGACATGATGAAATCTCTGGACAATTGGTGCCAAAATATCCCACACCAGCCACGCGGGGAGGAATCTGAAATAGTGCTGCTGTGCAAGGCCAAGTATCACGAGACGATGATCTTGTTGTTGCGGCCGAGTCCGGGAATCCCAAATCCCTCAGACGAGATTCTTGGCGATTGCTTCAACCATGCTCTCATGTTGCTTCAAGAGTTCAGTGCATTATATGCTACGGGGATGCTTCTCTATAACCGACTCGTCGTGCATTCAATATTTCTTGGTACATTGGTCATGCTGAACTGTATATGGAAACTACCACGAGCTGCGGCAAGGATTCCCGTGGACGACCTTATCTCAAAGTTCAATACTTCGCAGAACATTCTTAGTAGCATCGGTGAACACTGGTCGGAGGCTACACGAGCGCGAGACTGTGTTAGAGAGTTATCGACAATGACGATTCAGCGGCTCTTAAAGACTCAGCCGGCTCAATCGGACTCGCAGTATCAAGCCACTGACAATCAACGGTTAGCACCTGAACGGCCTCAGCACCAGTATCAAGTCGATAGAAGTCAGGGCCAGGCTACCACTGAAGGGCCCGCGAACATCATAGCAGATACATGGCCCATTGGAAATGCACAGGCGGTGTTTGAGCCCCCCGCTTCTGAATTCTCAAATTTGTTTGACGACTTTCTGCAAGGAGATTTCCCGGGTTGGAGTGGAATGTCTGATATTGATGGTCTCATGTGGGATATATTCAACAATGGCCCGCAATGA
- a CDS encoding Ldh family oxidoreductase (COG:C;~EggNog:ENOG410PK7G;~InterPro:IPR043144,IPR036111,IPR043143,IPR003767;~PFAM:PF02615;~go_function: GO:0016491 - oxidoreductase activity [Evidence IEA];~go_process: GO:0055114 - oxidation-reduction process [Evidence IEA]), with the protein MSGPSATTQQIHHIKPADLESFVHRVLVANNVPESHASTVASCLVQADLRGVDTHGANRIPSYMQRIRQKVLDPSATPELHQITPIAAQVDGKNTFGFVSAQKGMQRAVEMAQEFGLGLVSVKHSNHYGMSAWIVQQAIDAGMMALVFTNSSPALPVWGGKSKLMGVSPIACGAPAGKERPFILDMAPSVAARGKIYKALRRGEKIPTDWALDADGNITDDPARALEGVMLPMGGPKGSALSVMMDVFSGVFSGSAFAGHVTGPYDPSKPSDVGHFLMAIKPDLFVSLDDFKERMDYLYQRVVGSDKMGGVDRIYYPGEIEQIMGEKRLDEGIPFTEVEIENLNKEARLVGVEQLKF; encoded by the coding sequence ATGTCTGGACCATCAGCTACAACACAGCAGATCCACCATATCAAACCCGCCGATCTGGAAAGCTTCGTCCACCGCGTGCTAGTCGCCAACAATGTCCCCGAAAGCCACGCCTCCACAGTTGCCAGCTGCCTCGTGCAAGCAGATCTCCGCGGTGTGGACACGCATGGCGCCAACCGCATCCCCTCATACATGCAACGCATCCGCCAAAAAGTCCTAGACCCATCAGCAACCCCAGAACTGCACCAGATCACACCAATCGCCGCGCAAGTCGACGGCAAAAATACCTTCGGCTTCGTCTCCGCCCAGAAAGGCATGCAGCGCGCCGTCGAAATGGCCCAGGAattcggcctcggcctcgtctCCGTCAAGCACTCAAACCACTACGGCATGTCCGCCTGGATCGTCCAGCAGGCAATCGACGCAGGGATGATGGCCCTTGTCTTCACGAACTCTTCCCCCGCTCTCCCGGTCTGGGGCGGGAAGTCTAAACTCATGGGCGTGTCCCCGATCGCCTGCGGAGCTCCCGCTGGCAAGGAACGGCCGTTCATCCTAGACATGGCGCCGTCTGTTGCGGCGCGCGGGAAGATCTACAAGGCGCTCCGTCGCGGGGAGAAGATCCCTACGGACTGGGCACTTGATGCCGATGGGAATATCACCGATGACCCTGCCCGCGCGCTTGAGGGTGTGATGCTGCCAATGGGGGGACCCAAGGGTTCTGCTCTCTCGGTTATGATGGATGTGTTCTCTGGTGTCTTCTCTGGATCAGCATTTGCCGGCCATGTTACGGGGCCCTATGACCCGTCAAAACCGTCGGATGTGGGCCACTTCTTGATGGCTATCAAGCCAGATTTGTTTGTTAGCCTTGATGACTTCAAGGAGCGCATGGATTATTTGTATCAGCGGGTTGTTGGGAGTGATAAGATGGGAGGTGTGGACAGGATTTATTATCCTGGGGAGATTGAGCAGATTAtgggggagaagaggttGGATGAGGGGATTCCGTTTACGGAGGTGGAAATTGAGAACTTGAATAAAGAGGCTAggcttgttggtgttgagcagCTGAAGTTTTAG
- a CDS encoding uncharacterized protein (COG:G;~EggNog:ENOG410PKNG;~TransMembrane:2 (i12-31o81-100i)) — protein sequence MQTALDPKDIPVGMAGVGFAFSIGATISISVSQNVFANLLRAGLDAGDVIKQGATGFLEHVADDQKGLIVGIHNSEVTRTFWIGVAAACVGLVAALCMRWNSVKAPKEREV from the coding sequence ATGCAGACGGCGCTAGATCCGAAAGATATCCCCGTGGGCATGGCGGGCGTGGGATTCGCGTTTAGCATTGGCGCGACAATTTCGATATCTGTGTCGCAGAACGTGTTCGCGAACCTGCTGCGCGCGGGGTTGGATGCGGGTGATGTGATTAAACAGGGTGCCACGGGGTTCTTGGAGCATGTCGCGGATGATCAGAAGGGGCTGATCGTGGGCATTCATAATTCTGAAGTTACGAGGACGTTTTGGATTGGAGTTGCGGCGGCTTGTGTCGGGTTGGTGGCGGCGCTTTGCATGAGGTGGAATTCCGTCAAGGCGCCGAAGGAGAGAGAAGTATAA
- the FDH1_3 gene encoding bifunctional alcohol dehydrogenase/S-(hydroxymethyl)glutathione dehydrogenase (BUSCO:EOG09262PIH;~COG:Q;~EggNog:ENOG410PVH9;~InterPro:IPR013154,IPR013149,IPR002328,IPR036291, IPR014183,IPR011032;~PFAM:PF00107,PF08240;~go_function: GO:0008270 - zinc ion binding [Evidence IEA];~go_function: GO:0016491 - oxidoreductase activity [Evidence IEA];~go_function: GO:0051903 - S-(hydroxymethyl)glutathione dehydrogenase activity [Evidence IEA];~go_process: GO:0006069 - ethanol oxidation [Evidence IEA];~go_process: GO:0055114 - oxidation-reduction process [Evidence IEA]), protein MASTVGQTITCKAAIAWAAGEPLSIEDVEVAPPRANEVRIQVHHTGVCHTDAYTLSGKDPEGAFPIVLGHEGAGTVESVGEGVTSVKPGDYVVALYTPECRECKFCKSGKTNLCGKIRATQGKGVMPDGTSRFKARGKDILHFMGTSTFSQYTVVADISVVAVTPKIPTDRSCLLGCGITTGYGAAVVTAKVEEGSNVAVFGAGCVGLSVMQGAVKNKAGKIIAVDVNDTKEEWSRKFGATDFVNPTKLNGQTIQEKLIEMTDGGCDYTFDCTGNVGVMRAALEACHKGWGESIVIGVAAAGQEISTRPFQLVTGRVWKGCAFGGIKGRTQLPGLVDDYLDGNLKVDEFITHREALSNINTAFEQMKAGDCIRCVVDLS, encoded by the exons atggctAGCACCGTAGGCCAG ACTATCACCTGCAAG GCCGCAATTGCGTGGGCCGCCGGAGAGCCCCTCTCCATCGAAGACGTTGAGGTCGCACCTCCCAGAGCCAACGAGGTTCGCATCCAGGTTCACCACACCGGTGTCTGCCACACAG ATGCCTACACTCTCTCCGGAAAGGACCCCGAGGGTGCTTTCCCCATTGTCCTCGGTCACGAGGGTGCCGGTACCGTCGAGTCCGTCGGCGAGGGCGTCACCTCCGTGAAGCCTGGCGACTATGTCGTTGCTCTTTa CACCCCCGAGTGCCGGGAATGCAAGTTCTGCAAGTCTGGCAAGACTAACCTCTGCGGCAAGATCCGTGCCACTCAAGGCAAGGGTGTGATGCCCGACGGCACCTCTCGTTTCAAGGCCCGCGGCAAGGACATCCTCCACTTCATGGGTACCTCCACCTTCTCCCAGTACACTGTTGTCGCCGACATCTCCGTCGTCGCTGTTACCCCCAAGATCCCCACCGACCGATCCTGCCTGCTTGGCTGCGGTATCACAACCGGTTACGGTGCCGCCGTTGTCACCGCCAAGGTTGAGGAGGGCTCCAACGTTGCTGTTTTCGGTGCTGGATGTGTCGGTCTTTCCGTCATGCAGGGTGCTGTTAAGAACAAGGCTGGCAAGATCATTGCCGTCGATGTCAACGACACCAAGGAGGAATGGTCCCGCAAGTTCGGTGCCACCGACTTCGTTAACCCCACCAAGCTCAACGGTCAGACTATCCAGGAGAAGCTGATTGAAATGACCGACGGCGGTTGCGACTACACCTTCGACTGCACGGGTAACGTCGGTGTCATGCGCGCTGCCCTCGAGGCGTGCCACAAGGGATGGGGTGAGAGTATTGTCattggtgttgctgctgctggccaggAGATCTCCACTCGAC CATTCCAACTCGTCACTGGCCGTGTCTGGAAGGGTTGCGCCTTCGGTGGTATCAAGGGTCGTACTCAGCTCCCCGGTCTCGTAGACGACTATCTCGACGGCAACCTCAAGGTTGACGAATTCATTACCCACCGCGAGGCTCTGTCCAACATTAACACCGCCTTTGAGCAGATGAAGGCTGGCGACTGCATCCGCTGCGTCGTTGACCTGTCATAA